In the genome of Gemmatimonadaceae bacterium, the window TGGGCGAGCACGAATACCGTCGTGGCCACCGTCTCGGCCACCGGCTCGGTGACGGCCGTCGCCACCGGAAATGCCGGTGTCACGGCGACGGCCGAAGGGCAGAGCGGCACGGCGAACGTAGCCGTCTCGACGCCCCCACCGCCGGGGAACTGGCCGAATGAACCAGCGGGCTTCCGCACCTTGACCGATGTGAATTGGTCGACGCTCACGCCGGGTGGGGGATGGGACAACAATACCGGGACGCGCAACGCCGCGATCATTGCAGATGCGGCGGCGCCGTTCTCCCCGCCCTCGATCTTTCAGATCACGTTCCCGCAGGGCTTCGCTGGCGGCTCGGACCCGGTCAAGTATTGGTTCGACGCGCCCAATAACGAACAGCCGACGGAGCTGTATTATGCGCAGTGGATCAAGGTCTCGAATCCGTGGCAGGGCCATTCGTCCGGCGTGAACAAGATCATCTACTTCAACACCGGCAACACCACCCAAGCCGTGCTGATGGTGATGTTCGGCAGCAGCGCGCCGTACCACCTGCGCTATGAGCTGGAACTGACCGATCCGACCATTTGGCTCAGTCAGAACGTGGCCAATCCGGAGTTCACGTTAGGGACGTGGCATCTGGTCGAGGTGTACATGAAGTTCGGCGCGGGCTCGACGGGGACGTTCCGCTCGTGGTTCGATGGCGCGAAGGTGATGGAGTACACGAACATCAACTACCCCAACAACTGGTTTGGTGAGATCCAGATTGCGCCGGTCTGGGGCGGCATCGGGGACACGAAGGGTGAGACCGACTACTACTGGATCGATCACATCCACATCAGCCGGCCATAGAAGGGCACTCTCTGCCCCTCCGCAAACCTGGCGGAGGGGCCGCGCTCTAACTGTTCGCCGCACTGTGGCGTGACCTCGACAGCGGCACGCCGGATCGCCGCGTCACAGGAGCTTTGTGTCTTAACGAAGTGCGCGTCGCGACAGCGACTTAGCGTCCTCGCTTTCCACGGAATCCACTCATCCGCGTTCGGCGTCAGCCTTGCATTCGCGGGCCTGCGTGTGCGGACTAACCGGAATCCTCAGCGCCAAAACCTTCGAGCAAAACGAGCTCGAGGCGATCACGCGTCGAATGACAGACGCGATCACTCACCGTGGCCCCGACGACAGCGGAATCTTTTGCGATCAGAGTACCAGCTTGGCGTTGGGCTTCCGGCGCCTATCGATCCTCGACCTCTCTCCGACCGGCCACCAGCCGATGCCATCGGCGAGTGGTCGGTTCACGATCGTCTTCAACGGTGAGATTTACAATTATCGCGAGATGCGCCGGGAGCTGAGCCAGGCTGGCTGTCGCTTTCGGGGGCAATCCGACACTGAAGTAGCGCTCGCGGCCTTCGAGCTCTGGGGCGTTACGGCGGCAGTGCAGCGGTTGAGCGGCATGTTTGCGATTGCGCTTTGGGATTCGGAATCGCGAACACTCTCACTCATTCGAGACAGACTTGGCATCAAGCCGCTCTTCGTGTACGCGAAGGATGGACTGATCAGCTTTGGCTCCGAGCTCAAAGCGTTAATCGCTGGCCCCGAGTTCGATCGTACGCTGGATCTGGCTGCGATCGGTGAATACCTGCGATACCTCTACGTTCCATCGCCGCGAACGATTTTTCAGTACGTGCAAAAGCTGTCGCCGGGTCATGTCTTAACGATCACTGATCCGGCGCAACCGCTGCCCGCATCGGTGCCGTATTGGTCGGCCCGCGAGGCGGCACTGCGAGGTCTCGAGCATCCGATTTCGGCCCCGCTTCCTGAGCTCCTCGATGAGCTCGAGTTGCTGCTGGCCGACACGGTCTCGTCGCACTTACAATCCGACGTTCCGCTCGGTGCGTTCTTATCCGGCGGAATTGATTCGTCGACCGTGGTCGCCTTGATGCAGGCCAGGTCGATGCGTCCGGTCAAGACATTCTCGGTTGCATTCGAGCAACAGGACTACAACGAAGCACATCACGCTGCCCTCGTCGCGCAACACCTCGGCACTGACCATACGGAATTGTTATGCACCGACGAGGAGGTGCTCTCCGTCGTGCCGAAACTCCCAGAGTTGTTCGACGAGCCGCACGCTGATACATCGCAGATTCCGGCCTATTTGATCTGCGCACTAGCGCGTCGTTCCGTCACCGTGGCGTTGTCCGGAGATGGTGGCGACGAAGTCTTCGGTGGCTACAACCGCTATACGGTCGGCGAGCGGATGCTCCGTACATCCGCTCGGGTGCCACGAAGAGCGCGACGCGCTCTAGCAAGTTACATCGGCACATTATCCTCGACCCACAGCTCCCGTCGCGGCGTGTTCGAATCGCTTTTGGCTCCCAGGCTGACGCGTGGCGGAATGGGCGATCGGCTTCAGAAGATCGGCAGCTTCATGAGGACCGATTCCGAGGCCGCGATGTACCGCTCGCTCGTCTCGGCCTGGCAGTCACCGAG includes:
- the asnB gene encoding asparagine synthase (glutamine-hydrolyzing), whose amino-acid sequence is MCGLTGILSAKTFEQNELEAITRRMTDAITHRGPDDSGIFCDQSTSLALGFRRLSILDLSPTGHQPMPSASGRFTIVFNGEIYNYREMRRELSQAGCRFRGQSDTEVALAAFELWGVTAAVQRLSGMFAIALWDSESRTLSLIRDRLGIKPLFVYAKDGLISFGSELKALIAGPEFDRTLDLAAIGEYLRYLYVPSPRTIFQYVQKLSPGHVLTITDPAQPLPASVPYWSAREAALRGLEHPISAPLPELLDELELLLADTVSSHLQSDVPLGAFLSGGIDSSTVVALMQARSMRPVKTFSVAFEQQDYNEAHHAALVAQHLGTDHTELLCTDEEVLSVVPKLPELFDEPHADTSQIPAYLICALARRSVTVALSGDGGDEVFGGYNRYTVGERMLRTSARVPRRARRALASYIGTLSSTHSSRRGVFESLLAPRLTRGGMGDRLQKIGSFMRTDSEAAMYRSLVSAWQSPSSILIDDRLTRGALEEVLEGNEPARLIDRMMLADQLTYLPDDQLAKVDRVSMAASLEVRVPFVDHRLVEYAWRIPASLKIRAGEGKWPVRQVLYRYVPRQLLDRPKMGLSVPIDQWLRGPLREWAEDCIAPDRLAREGLLNPNAVGQAWDALLNGRRYGALGMWAVMMFQSWRERWL
- a CDS encoding Ig-like domain-containing protein gives rise to the protein WASTNTVVATVSATGSVTAVATGNAGVTATAEGQSGTANVAVSTPPPPGNWPNEPAGFRTLTDVNWSTLTPGGGWDNNTGTRNAAIIADAAAPFSPPSIFQITFPQGFAGGSDPVKYWFDAPNNEQPTELYYAQWIKVSNPWQGHSSGVNKIIYFNTGNTTQAVLMVMFGSSAPYHLRYELELTDPTIWLSQNVANPEFTLGTWHLVEVYMKFGAGSTGTFRSWFDGAKVMEYTNINYPNNWFGEIQIAPVWGGIGDTKGETDYYWIDHIHISRP